A genomic window from Cupriavidus basilensis includes:
- the pgaC gene encoding poly-beta-1,6-N-acetyl-D-glucosamine synthase translates to MKNTASLLSNFVFYYPLFMSYLWMTGGLLHYFLIERKERKETRADVLLDCPKVSVIVPCFNEEANVREVIANLAELRYPNYNIIAVNDGSSDATGDILNALIDQYPQLLVIHQNSNEGKAIGLTTAAMLTDAEYLLCIDGDSLLDREAIGWMLRHFLRDAGVGAVTGNPRIRTRTSLLGRMQVGEFSSIVGLIKRTQEMYGRLLTVSGVICMFRKSALRGVGYWSPDMLTEDIDISWKLQVNGWRLHFEPRALSWILMPETLKGLFKQRLRWARGGIQVLQKYAAPIVTKNKPMMWPIFLEYSISVIWAYCMLFTLVMTAATALFVLPEAWRFAGMPRGAGVFLFLTCCVQILVGCVIDRRYDTKLLRYFLDTIWYPIAFWTISMVASVIALPSVLLHQRRTRARWVSPDRGIREDAPASTPPRSPAPASPVVGQLEEHS, encoded by the coding sequence ATGAAGAATACGGCAAGCCTGCTTTCGAACTTTGTCTTCTACTACCCACTGTTCATGTCCTACTTATGGATGACCGGCGGGCTGCTTCACTACTTCCTGATCGAGAGAAAAGAGCGCAAGGAAACGCGGGCGGACGTGTTGCTCGATTGCCCGAAGGTGTCGGTGATCGTGCCCTGCTTCAACGAGGAAGCCAATGTGCGCGAGGTCATCGCGAACCTGGCGGAGTTGCGTTATCCGAACTACAACATCATCGCTGTCAATGACGGCAGCAGCGACGCCACCGGCGACATCCTGAATGCGCTGATCGATCAGTATCCGCAATTGCTGGTGATCCACCAGAACAGTAACGAGGGCAAGGCCATTGGCCTGACCACTGCGGCGATGCTGACCGATGCCGAGTATCTGCTGTGCATCGACGGCGACTCGTTGCTTGACCGCGAGGCGATCGGCTGGATGCTGCGGCACTTCCTGCGGGATGCGGGGGTTGGTGCGGTCACCGGCAATCCGCGCATCCGCACCCGGACCTCGCTGTTGGGGCGCATGCAGGTCGGCGAGTTCTCGTCGATCGTGGGCCTGATCAAAAGGACCCAGGAAATGTATGGCCGCCTGCTGACCGTGTCTGGCGTGATCTGCATGTTCCGCAAGAGCGCGCTGCGCGGCGTGGGTTACTGGAGCCCCGACATGCTGACCGAAGACATCGATATCAGCTGGAAGCTGCAGGTCAATGGCTGGCGGCTGCATTTCGAGCCGCGCGCGCTCAGCTGGATCCTGATGCCGGAGACGCTCAAGGGCCTGTTCAAGCAACGCCTGCGCTGGGCGCGGGGCGGCATCCAGGTGCTGCAGAAGTATGCGGCGCCCATCGTCACCAAGAACAAGCCGATGATGTGGCCGATCTTCCTCGAATACTCGATCAGCGTGATCTGGGCCTATTGCATGCTGTTCACGCTGGTGATGACGGCCGCAACCGCGCTGTTCGTGCTGCCCGAAGCCTGGCGCTTCGCCGGCATGCCGCGCGGGGCCGGCGTCTTTCTCTTTCTGACCTGCTGCGTGCAGATCCTGGTCGGCTGCGTCATCGATCGCCGCTACGACACCAAGCTGCTGCGCTACTTCCTTGACACGATCTGGTACCCGATCGCGTTCTGGACCATCAGCATGGTCGCATCGGTGATCGCCCTGCCCAGCGTGCTGTTGCACCAGCGCCGCACCCGGGCAAGGTGGGTCAGCCCCGACCGCGGCATCCGCGAGGACGCCCCCGCGTCCACGCCGCCAAGGTCACCTGCGCCCGCATCTCCGGTTGTCGGGCAGCTTGAAGAGCATTCTTGA
- the glmS gene encoding glutamine--fructose-6-phosphate transaminase (isomerizing), with protein sequence MCGIVGAIAQRNVTPVLLEGLRRLEYRGYDSCGVAVLQDGEPLTRNAHPIFSSGEIALVHNGIIENHESLRETLSALGRDGNYLASDTMALAGNAEHFIYLEEGDLVSLSREGISIADRDGNPVAREIRELEATKAAVGLGPYRHYMQKEIFEQPSVIADSTEHLVRFAPALFGAHANAVFAEIDSVLILACGTSYHSGMTAKYWLESISRLPTSVEIASEYRYRDSVPNPRTLVLAISQSGETADTLAALKHAQVLGHRHTLAVCNVAGSAILRQAALHFLTRAGAEIGVASTKAFTTQLVALFVLAATLAKRRGMLDAHREAAMLGQLHHLPAALNGVLALAPQIIAWAGSLARKENALFLGRGIHYPIALEGALKLKEISYIHAEAYAAGELKHGPLALVTEQMPVVTVAPNDALLEKLKSNLQEVRARGGELYVFSDADSKIRSAPGLHVIRMPEHYGLLSPILHVVPLQLLAYHTACARGTDVDKPRDLAKSVTVE encoded by the coding sequence ATGTGCGGCATTGTCGGCGCCATCGCGCAACGTAATGTGACACCGGTCCTGCTGGAAGGATTGCGGCGTCTCGAATATCGCGGCTACGATTCCTGTGGCGTTGCCGTGCTCCAGGATGGCGAGCCGCTTACGCGCAATGCGCACCCCATCTTCTCCAGCGGCGAGATCGCGCTGGTGCATAACGGCATCATCGAGAATCACGAATCGCTGCGCGAGACATTGAGCGCACTCGGCCGTGACGGAAACTACCTTGCCTCCGACACCATGGCACTGGCCGGCAACGCGGAGCACTTTATCTACCTCGAAGAGGGTGACCTGGTATCACTCTCGCGCGAGGGGATCTCGATCGCGGACCGCGACGGTAACCCGGTCGCTCGCGAGATCCGCGAGCTAGAGGCAACGAAGGCTGCCGTCGGACTCGGCCCGTACCGGCACTACATGCAGAAGGAAATCTTCGAGCAGCCATCGGTGATCGCCGACTCCACCGAACACCTGGTGAGGTTCGCCCCGGCACTGTTCGGTGCGCATGCCAATGCTGTCTTCGCCGAAATCGATTCGGTGCTGATCCTTGCCTGCGGCACCAGCTACCACTCGGGGATGACCGCCAAGTACTGGCTGGAGTCGATCTCGCGTTTGCCAACCAGCGTGGAGATCGCGAGCGAATACCGCTATCGCGACAGCGTGCCGAATCCCCGCACCCTGGTGCTGGCAATCTCGCAGTCAGGCGAGACGGCCGACACACTGGCCGCGCTCAAGCATGCGCAGGTGCTTGGCCATCGTCATACACTGGCAGTATGCAACGTGGCGGGCAGCGCCATCCTGCGCCAGGCGGCCTTGCACTTCCTGACCCGCGCGGGCGCCGAGATCGGCGTTGCTTCCACCAAGGCCTTCACCACCCAGCTGGTGGCGCTGTTCGTCTTGGCGGCAACGCTGGCCAAGCGCCGCGGCATGCTGGACGCGCACCGCGAAGCCGCCATGCTTGGGCAATTGCACCACTTGCCGGCGGCGCTGAATGGCGTGCTGGCGCTGGCGCCACAGATCATTGCCTGGGCAGGCTCGCTGGCGCGCAAGGAGAACGCGCTCTTTCTTGGCCGCGGTATCCACTACCCGATCGCACTCGAAGGCGCGCTCAAGCTCAAGGAGATTTCCTATATCCATGCCGAGGCCTATGCTGCCGGCGAGCTAAAGCACGGGCCGCTGGCACTGGTAACTGAGCAGATGCCGGTCGTCACGGTTGCCCCCAATGATGCGTTGCTGGAGAAGCTCAAGTCCAACTTGCAGGAAGTGCGCGCACGCGGTGGCGAACTCTACGTGTTTTCCGATGCAGACAGCAAGATCCGCAGTGCGCCCGGGCTGCACGTCATCCGCATGCCCGAGCACTATGGGTTGCTGTCGCCGATCCTGCACGTGGTGCCCCTGCAGTTGCTGGCGTATCACACTGCCTGCGCGCGCGGCACCGACGTGGACAAGCCGCGCGATCTCGCCAAGTCCGTGACTGTGGAATAA
- a CDS encoding fatty acyl-CoA synthetase codes for MSKHGLVDKFVRQQCIGDILRRAAKRSPDKDAILCCDVRWTYAEFDRICNRVGHSLLERGIGKGDPVAILSRNSHAFAAMRFAIARIGAILVPINFMLNEDEIAYILRNSGAQTLAVGPGLEDLGLEAIKRDTKVSRTLWLPGEEPATALAGMDTFADLLSGADEPLSITVESSAPAQIIYTSGTESLPKGALLSHDAVLWQYVSCVIEGEMSGEDTLLHALPFYHCAQLDCFLGPAIYLGCTNVITGMPRPDVILPLIARNAISSFFAPPTVWISLLRSELFESSHPTTLEKGYYGASMMPVEVLLEMWRRLPKVRLWNYYGQTEIAPLAAVLKPGDQLRKAGSAGRPVLNVETRLVNDEMEDVLPGEIGEIVHRSPQLLSGYFNAPDKTETAFAGGWFHSGDLAMMDDEGYITIVDRKKDMIKTGGENVATREVEETIFRIAEVSEVAVVGVPDPRWVEVVAAVIVVKSGCTLEEDRVIEHCKAHMAHFKVPKRVVFVDSLPKNPSGKLLKRELRRQFEVPSTV; via the coding sequence ATGAGCAAACATGGACTGGTCGACAAGTTCGTCCGGCAGCAGTGCATTGGCGACATACTCCGCCGCGCGGCGAAACGTAGCCCTGACAAGGACGCGATCCTATGCTGCGACGTGCGATGGACCTATGCCGAGTTCGATCGCATCTGCAATCGGGTCGGCCATTCGCTACTCGAACGAGGCATCGGCAAAGGGGATCCGGTCGCCATCCTGTCGCGGAATTCCCACGCGTTCGCCGCGATGCGTTTTGCCATCGCGCGCATCGGAGCCATTCTCGTTCCAATCAATTTCATGTTGAACGAGGACGAGATTGCGTACATCTTGCGCAACTCGGGTGCGCAAACGCTTGCGGTCGGCCCGGGGCTGGAGGATTTGGGGCTGGAGGCGATCAAACGGGACACCAAAGTGTCGCGAACGCTCTGGCTGCCGGGTGAAGAACCGGCAACAGCACTTGCGGGAATGGACACATTCGCCGACCTGCTGAGCGGTGCCGATGAGCCGCTTTCGATCACTGTCGAATCCAGCGCACCCGCTCAAATCATCTATACCAGTGGCACCGAGTCTTTGCCCAAGGGGGCACTCTTGAGTCATGACGCCGTGCTGTGGCAGTACGTCAGCTGCGTCATCGAAGGGGAGATGTCAGGCGAGGATACGCTTCTTCATGCGCTGCCCTTCTACCATTGTGCGCAACTCGACTGCTTCCTCGGGCCAGCGATCTATCTTGGATGTACGAACGTCATCACCGGCATGCCGCGGCCGGACGTGATTCTGCCGTTGATCGCACGGAATGCGATTAGCTCGTTCTTTGCTCCGCCGACGGTATGGATCAGCCTGCTGCGTTCAGAGCTATTCGAATCGAGTCATCCCACTACGCTTGAAAAGGGCTACTACGGCGCGTCCATGATGCCGGTAGAGGTACTACTAGAAATGTGGCGGCGCTTGCCTAAGGTTCGGCTGTGGAACTACTACGGGCAAACAGAAATCGCGCCATTGGCGGCGGTGCTCAAGCCGGGCGACCAGTTACGCAAGGCCGGATCTGCGGGACGGCCGGTACTGAACGTGGAAACCCGTTTAGTCAATGACGAAATGGAAGATGTCCTGCCCGGTGAGATCGGCGAGATCGTGCATCGCTCTCCCCAACTCCTGTCGGGTTACTTCAACGCGCCGGACAAGACCGAAACGGCATTTGCCGGTGGCTGGTTCCATAGTGGCGATCTGGCAATGATGGACGACGAGGGCTACATCACAATCGTGGATCGAAAAAAGGACATGATCAAGACTGGCGGGGAAAACGTCGCCACTCGAGAGGTAGAGGAGACCATCTTCCGCATCGCGGAAGTTTCGGAGGTCGCGGTCGTCGGTGTTCCGGATCCCCGCTGGGTCGAGGTAGTGGCTGCCGTCATTGTTGTCAAGAGCGGATGCACTCTTGAGGAAGATCGGGTGATCGAACACTGCAAGGCCCACATGGCGCACTTCAAGGTGCCCAAGCGCGTGGTCTTCGTCGACAGCCTACCCAAAAATCCGAGCGGAAAGCTGCTCAAGCGAGAATTACGCCGCCAATTCGAGGTGCCGTCTACCGTCTGA
- a CDS encoding CocE/NonD family hydrolase — MQIDWDVEIPMDDGSVVRADVFRPQEEGRYPVLMSYGPYAKGLPFQVGFPAQWQSLTAKHPEILNGSSGKYANWETADPERWVPLGYICIRVDSRGAGRSPGVIDSFSPREAQDFYDCIEWAAQQPWSNGKIGLAGVSYYASIQWIVAGKRPPHLAAICPFEGFSDFYRDVVRHGGMLNTFMIEWYPMQVTNVQHGLGRRGHVNPNNGVPISGPAELSDEQLIANRVDIDAMQVGSELITAGYFDGRRADLPAIEVPVLSCGNWGGQGLHMRGNIEGYLHAGSKQKWLEIHGLEHWTEFYTDYGVALQRRFFDHFLKGEDNGWDREPPIRLQVRHTDKFIERAEFEWPLARTAWTPMYLDADTLALNAEPPAASSLQSFDGLNGKVSFSTVPFEQDTELTGPLAATLYISSTAADADLFLTVRAFAPDGKEHLVLGSVEPHAPITQGWLRASHRKLDSAASKPYQPVHTHDEIQPLEPGEVYEVQVEIWPTCFVFPKGYRLVLTVGGSDFQHDLPGPYPKLYGKELRGCSVMLHDHPVDRSQERFRGVTSLHCGGEYAARILLPVIPAL, encoded by the coding sequence ATGCAAATCGATTGGGACGTTGAAATCCCCATGGACGATGGTTCGGTAGTTCGTGCCGACGTCTTCCGCCCGCAAGAGGAAGGACGCTATCCGGTGTTGATGTCATACGGACCCTACGCGAAGGGCCTCCCATTCCAGGTGGGATTCCCCGCACAATGGCAATCACTCACTGCCAAGCACCCGGAAATCCTCAACGGCAGCAGCGGGAAGTACGCGAACTGGGAGACCGCGGATCCTGAACGATGGGTACCCCTGGGTTATATCTGCATTCGCGTGGACTCGCGCGGCGCTGGCCGATCACCAGGCGTCATTGATTCCTTCTCCCCGCGCGAGGCACAGGACTTCTACGATTGCATTGAATGGGCAGCGCAGCAGCCCTGGAGCAACGGGAAGATCGGGCTGGCGGGCGTGTCCTATTACGCTTCCATCCAATGGATCGTCGCGGGAAAGCGCCCCCCCCATCTGGCGGCGATCTGCCCCTTCGAGGGGTTCAGCGATTTCTACAGGGACGTCGTCAGGCACGGCGGAATGCTCAACACCTTCATGATCGAGTGGTATCCGATGCAGGTGACAAACGTGCAGCACGGCCTCGGCAGGCGTGGGCATGTGAATCCCAACAATGGGGTTCCGATTTCCGGACCGGCGGAACTCAGCGACGAACAACTGATCGCCAACCGCGTTGACATCGATGCCATGCAGGTCGGCTCGGAACTTATCACGGCCGGCTACTTTGACGGCAGGCGCGCGGACTTGCCGGCCATCGAAGTGCCTGTGCTCTCATGCGGCAACTGGGGTGGCCAGGGCTTGCACATGCGCGGAAACATTGAAGGGTACCTGCACGCCGGATCGAAGCAGAAGTGGCTCGAGATCCATGGCCTTGAACACTGGACGGAGTTCTATACCGACTATGGGGTCGCACTCCAACGCCGGTTCTTCGATCACTTCCTCAAGGGGGAAGACAACGGCTGGGACCGTGAGCCGCCAATCAGGCTTCAGGTACGCCACACAGACAAGTTCATTGAGCGTGCCGAGTTCGAGTGGCCATTGGCCCGGACCGCGTGGACGCCCATGTATCTGGACGCAGATACCCTGGCACTGAATGCGGAACCGCCGGCTGCGTCATCTCTACAGTCCTTTGACGGGCTCAACGGGAAGGTGAGTTTCAGTACGGTGCCCTTTGAGCAGGACACAGAGTTGACCGGCCCACTGGCTGCAACGCTCTATATCTCCTCGACAGCCGCGGATGCCGACTTGTTTCTGACGGTGCGGGCCTTTGCTCCAGACGGAAAGGAACATCTGGTGCTCGGTTCCGTCGAGCCTCACGCGCCCATTACGCAAGGCTGGCTGAGAGCATCTCATCGCAAGCTGGATTCGGCTGCCTCCAAACCTTATCAGCCCGTACATACGCATGACGAGATTCAGCCGCTTGAGCCGGGCGAAGTATACGAAGTCCAGGTTGAGATCTGGCCAACCTGCTTCGTCTTTCCGAAAGGCTATCGGCTTGTACTTACGGTAGGCGGCTCGGACTTTCAGCATGATCTGCCGGGTCCCTATCCCAAGCTGTACGGCAAGGAGCTGCGGGGATGTTCGGTGATGCTGCACGATCATCCTGTCGATCGGAGCCAGGAGCGATTCCGCGGCGTGACTTCCCTTCATTGCGGTGGTGAATACGCTGCGCGCATCTTGCTGCCTGTCATTCCGGCGCTCTGA
- a CDS encoding porin has translation MYKERQVSSAIDDMACSQREDSRSAPMVKWYALALIALPCAANATGAQLYGLADAYVGSTHLSGQRSAIGVESGGLQTSFWGMTGSEDLGAGLKANYRLEGFFLTDTGANGRAPTDGLFARNAYVGLENGFGEVRLGRLANPTYLATALFDAFSGSTKFSPFENVLWTPQQGRFIAGDTAWNNAFGYYSPEFSGVSFRGLYSLGEQSGTNSQNNAVGMLLYDRGPFSASFAIQRTRLGPGLPAGSWAQTAMVGGLSYDYKAIKLLTEYAHTSTSGASTMTDTLQVGVQIPVGSGKILASAVSSRVRSDVMADYRRHGLSGGYDYALSTRTDLYVATMFDKVAGKGSGTSLALGMRQKF, from the coding sequence TTGTACAAAGAACGACAAGTAAGCAGTGCCATTGACGACATGGCTTGTAGCCAGCGCGAGGATTCAAGGAGCGCGCCGATGGTGAAGTGGTACGCGCTGGCGCTCATTGCGTTGCCTTGCGCAGCCAATGCAACCGGCGCACAGCTATACGGGCTCGCAGACGCCTATGTCGGCTCGACCCATCTCAGTGGGCAGCGTTCCGCAATTGGCGTGGAAAGTGGTGGTCTGCAGACGTCCTTCTGGGGCATGACGGGGAGCGAGGACCTTGGCGCCGGGCTCAAGGCGAACTACCGCCTCGAGGGATTCTTCCTGACGGACACGGGTGCCAATGGGCGTGCACCCACGGATGGCCTTTTCGCCCGGAATGCCTATGTTGGATTGGAAAATGGCTTTGGCGAAGTTCGCCTCGGCCGGCTCGCCAATCCGACATACCTGGCCACCGCACTCTTCGATGCGTTCTCCGGATCGACCAAATTTTCGCCATTCGAGAACGTGCTGTGGACGCCGCAACAAGGCCGATTCATTGCTGGCGATACCGCTTGGAACAACGCGTTCGGATACTACTCACCGGAATTCTCGGGAGTTTCGTTCCGGGGCCTATACAGCCTTGGCGAGCAGTCTGGCACAAACTCGCAGAACAATGCCGTCGGTATGCTCCTCTATGATCGCGGGCCATTCTCGGCGAGCTTCGCCATCCAGAGGACCCGGCTCGGCCCCGGACTTCCGGCGGGAAGCTGGGCGCAGACAGCAATGGTGGGAGGATTGTCCTATGACTACAAGGCCATCAAGCTGCTGACTGAATATGCCCACACAAGCACGAGCGGCGCATCGACGATGACCGATACGCTGCAAGTGGGTGTGCAGATTCCAGTCGGCAGCGGAAAGATCTTAGCCTCGGCGGTGTCTTCACGCGTACGTAGCGATGTCATGGCGGACTATCGTCGTCACGGGCTTTCCGGCGGTTATGACTACGCCCTGTCGACGCGCACGGACCTTTACGTTGCGACTATGTTCGACAAGGTGGCTGGAAAGGGCAGCGGCACCAGCTTGGCCCTGGGCATGCGCCAGAAGTTTTAA
- the fahA gene encoding fumarylacetoacetase, with amino-acid sequence MELNHTHDASRRSWLDSANAAGCDFPLQNLPLSVFRRKGSTEAWRGGVAIGDQIVDLGALQSLPGLQDSAAEAVRAAAAPTLNGLLELGPESWRALRHGLYGLLQSGSSLARQVREALVPQLDAEHAVPVRIGDYTDFYTSLDHAVNCCRQFGIEVNPNFDWLPIAYHGRVSSIDVSGQQVYRPAGQYRTDPSSAPVYGPCQRLDYELEVGAVIGIGNARGTPIPLANAQQHIFGLCLLNDWSARDIQTWEMQPLGPFLAKNFATTLSPWIVTLEALLPYRTGWTRAPERPQPLDYLRSADNAAAGAFDIQLEVSILSARRQAQGRPPHKLTRTSFQHQYWTLGQMIAHHTVGGCNLQPGDLLGSGTVSGPNPWEAGALIELTVSGTHPADIGDGEQRGFLKDGDTVVFRGWCEREDYARIGFGVNYATVLPAPGPP; translated from the coding sequence ATGGAACTGAACCACACGCATGATGCCTCGCGCCGCAGCTGGCTGGACTCGGCCAATGCCGCTGGCTGCGATTTTCCGCTGCAGAACCTTCCGCTTTCTGTCTTCCGGCGCAAGGGCAGCACCGAAGCGTGGCGCGGCGGCGTAGCAATCGGTGACCAGATAGTCGACCTCGGTGCGTTGCAGTCTCTGCCCGGTTTGCAGGACAGCGCCGCAGAAGCGGTGCGGGCTGCGGCGGCGCCAACGCTCAATGGCCTGCTTGAACTGGGTCCGGAGAGCTGGCGGGCACTCCGGCACGGACTCTATGGGCTGTTGCAGTCCGGCAGCTCGCTTGCACGGCAAGTTCGCGAAGCGCTGGTGCCGCAGCTGGATGCCGAGCATGCCGTTCCCGTGCGTATCGGCGATTACACGGACTTCTACACCTCGCTGGACCACGCCGTGAACTGCTGCCGCCAGTTCGGGATCGAGGTCAACCCGAACTTTGACTGGCTCCCCATCGCCTATCACGGCCGCGTGTCCTCTATCGATGTCAGCGGCCAACAGGTCTACCGGCCGGCGGGTCAGTATCGTACAGATCCCAGCAGTGCGCCTGTGTACGGACCTTGCCAGCGTCTTGACTACGAACTGGAAGTTGGTGCGGTCATTGGCATCGGAAATGCGCGTGGTACGCCCATCCCCCTGGCAAACGCGCAGCAGCACATATTCGGCTTGTGCCTGCTCAACGATTGGTCCGCGCGTGACATCCAGACCTGGGAGATGCAACCGCTCGGGCCCTTCCTCGCCAAGAACTTCGCCACCACGTTGTCACCATGGATCGTCACACTGGAAGCCTTGCTGCCGTACCGCACCGGGTGGACGCGCGCTCCAGAGCGCCCGCAGCCGCTCGACTATCTTCGCTCGGCGGACAACGCTGCAGCCGGCGCGTTCGACATCCAGCTCGAGGTGTCGATACTCAGCGCGCGCCGACAGGCGCAGGGCCGGCCACCGCACAAGCTGACCCGTACCAGCTTCCAACACCAGTACTGGACACTGGGCCAGATGATTGCCCACCACACCGTGGGAGGCTGCAACCTGCAGCCCGGCGACCTGTTGGGGAGCGGCACGGTTTCTGGCCCCAATCCTTGGGAAGCCGGGGCGTTGATCGAGCTCACCGTATCCGGGACGCATCCGGCAGATATCGGCGACGGCGAGCAACGCGGCTTCCTTAAGGACGGCGATACCGTCGTGTTCCGTGGCTGGTGCGAGCGCGAGGACTATGCGCGGATCGGCTTCGGCGTCAACTACGCGACCGTGTTGCCGGCCCCTGGGCCTCCTTGA
- a CDS encoding cyclase family protein, with protein MPRHFVDLSIYLENDVVSDPPGYGPRIEYLSHRATAKQIAAFFPGLNPSDLPDSEGWAIEQVQLNTHNGTHLDAPYHFHSTMNESLGQKERAITIDEVPLEWCFQPGVKLDFTSLADGYVVTADDVEAELARIGHVLKPLEIVVVNTRAGKRYGQPDYVSSGCGMGLDATMYLLEHGVRLTGTDAWSWDAPFVHTAKKYAQTHDASLIWEGHKAGRNIGYCHLEKLHNLESLPPHGFYISCFPHKIRGASAGWTRAVAIFDDALNAA; from the coding sequence ATGCCCCGCCACTTCGTCGATCTCTCGATCTACCTGGAAAACGATGTCGTTTCCGACCCGCCCGGCTATGGCCCCCGGATCGAGTACCTGTCCCATCGCGCCACGGCCAAGCAGATCGCGGCCTTTTTCCCAGGGCTGAATCCATCAGACCTCCCGGACAGCGAAGGCTGGGCGATCGAGCAGGTCCAGCTCAATACGCACAATGGCACGCACCTGGACGCACCCTATCACTTCCACAGCACCATGAACGAATCGTTGGGGCAGAAGGAGCGCGCCATCACCATTGACGAGGTGCCGCTCGAGTGGTGTTTCCAGCCGGGCGTGAAGCTCGATTTCACCAGCCTGGCCGACGGCTATGTGGTCACCGCCGACGATGTCGAGGCCGAACTCGCCCGCATAGGCCACGTGCTCAAGCCGCTCGAGATCGTGGTGGTCAATACGCGCGCGGGCAAGCGCTACGGCCAGCCTGACTATGTCTCGTCAGGCTGCGGCATGGGGCTCGACGCCACCATGTACCTGCTTGAGCATGGCGTACGCCTGACCGGCACAGACGCGTGGAGCTGGGATGCACCGTTCGTGCATACGGCAAAGAAGTATGCGCAGACGCACGATGCCTCCCTGATATGGGAGGGCCACAAGGCGGGCCGCAATATCGGCTATTGCCATCTGGAGAAGCTGCATAACCTTGAGTCGCTGCCGCCGCATGGCTTCTACATCTCGTGTTTCCCGCACAAGATCCGGGGTGCCTCGGCCGGCTGGACCCGCGCCGTTGCCATCTTCGACGATGCCCTCAACGCCGCCTGA
- a CDS encoding MFS transporter — protein sequence MPLNPASLKWRVLLGCFLSYMFDAVDILILAIAMPAVTASLHISQAQAGLLVTATLLGIGLSSVVMGRLADTRGRRTALLLSLVIFGVLTMVTAAATDWRQILLLRFLSGLGLGGVWSAAAAHVNETWPAHRRGRATAFVLSSFSVGATVAALAAAWLLPAYGWRMLFLVCGAAVGIAIVYVWLCVPESAVWRQQRARGAAGEARAGSGSLAELFAPGMLRITLLGTTTSALALSAYWGASTWLPTFLVRERGLDVATMASFVAVLNVGMFLGYNVFGVLADRIGKQRAVIASLVGSGLMLPVYTAVTDHTALLALGPVFAFFMAFAGLVGSYFSELFPTHIRATGAGFCFNVGRGISAFAPLALGSAATAFGFAPSIALCGGLFLLSAGVVTLLPRAVAGQEAGANASEAAGAAPSLDAS from the coding sequence ATGCCCCTCAATCCTGCCTCGCTGAAGTGGCGCGTGCTGCTCGGCTGTTTCCTCAGTTATATGTTCGACGCGGTGGACATCCTCATCCTTGCCATCGCCATGCCGGCCGTCACGGCGTCGCTGCACATCAGCCAGGCGCAGGCCGGCTTGCTGGTCACCGCCACGCTCCTGGGCATCGGGCTGAGCAGCGTGGTGATGGGCCGGTTGGCCGACACCAGGGGCCGGCGCACGGCGTTGCTGCTGTCGCTGGTCATCTTCGGCGTGCTGACGATGGTGACTGCTGCCGCTACTGACTGGCGCCAGATTTTGCTCTTGCGTTTCCTTTCCGGCCTTGGCCTGGGCGGGGTCTGGAGCGCGGCAGCGGCGCATGTCAACGAGACTTGGCCGGCGCACCGGCGCGGACGAGCCACGGCCTTCGTGCTCAGTTCCTTTTCGGTGGGCGCGACCGTGGCCGCGCTGGCCGCGGCCTGGCTGCTGCCCGCATATGGATGGCGCATGTTGTTCCTGGTCTGCGGCGCTGCCGTAGGCATCGCCATCGTCTATGTCTGGCTGTGCGTGCCGGAATCAGCCGTCTGGCGGCAGCAGCGAGCTAGGGGGGCGGCCGGCGAGGCGCGCGCTGGCAGCGGGAGTCTTGCCGAATTGTTCGCCCCCGGCATGCTGCGCATTACGCTGCTCGGCACCACGACCTCAGCGCTGGCGCTGTCCGCGTACTGGGGCGCTTCGACCTGGCTGCCGACCTTCCTGGTCAGGGAAAGGGGGCTCGATGTCGCCACCATGGCGAGCTTCGTGGCCGTGCTGAACGTCGGTATGTTCCTCGGGTACAACGTCTTCGGCGTGCTCGCGGACCGCATCGGCAAGCAACGTGCCGTGATCGCTTCGCTGGTCGGCTCCGGGCTGATGCTGCCGGTCTATACCGCCGTCACGGACCACACCGCTTTGCTGGCGCTGGGACCGGTGTTCGCCTTCTTCATGGCCTTTGCCGGGCTGGTGGGCTCCTATTTCTCCGAACTTTTCCCGACGCACATCCGCGCAACCGGCGCCGGATTCTGTTTCAACGTCGGCCGCGGCATCTCCGCCTTCGCCCCCCTGGCGCTGGGCTCGGCGGCAACGGCGTTCGGCTTTGCACCCAGCATCGCACTGTGCGGCGGCTTGTTCCTGCTGTCTGCTGGCGTGGTGACTCTGTTGCCACGCGCCGTCGCCGGGCAGGAAGCCGGCGCGAACGCATCCGAGGCGGCAGGCGCCGCACCGTCGCTGGACGCCAGCTGA